A genomic segment from Deinococcus sp. YIM 77859 encodes:
- a CDS encoding translocation/assembly module TamB domain-containing protein — protein sequence MTGTPRPNRFPHRPPARRWPWVILVLAALLGLAAWFAPALLGRWVLERVSGEGTRLRAEEVHGPLWAPGLREVQVELPGVSGTAKRARVSVAGVDLRHRTVRLNVALSGADVTLGLRDLLGGGGEAGGAGGWKVVLSGLDVRETRVKVDGSGVNLPNGRFRVTRGEKGTLAVRGHTPEGELQADVAVQEGAAGNRFVLDLSADARVLNHYWPGVTGGRITGRYVLGDGPVRGDLRLTGGSLRVPQARFVTVQDISGTALHRGDDITLNLVGRGWKGPVTARGGVDLQAKHWTVTAEATPTVAGLAQALGTTGTGDLRLRVTAGGWSTVRVKANGKATGRIAGVPFRDLKAEYTYLSRDATGSGAGQTNDLALSAQTALAGQQVLRGRWAFGREGWVEWTGDLAGKPLDLRGELDARNVLTLSGAGLGGSLQGSYALETRELQATLNPTYGAARARVTLSGTPGDLRAAVTEGEAGPFALAGTVRLNRDGLKADLGPVGLDLDRHFRGTWTARNLSGAGLTLSGQGTLDLTGGDVRGTVAADVPGLSETLRGPLVLNYREQYGTFTPGEQRLTWRGDTFTLEARNLAVTGGVRVNGTATVRNDLSAVGTLTATGNGFDLTATGLGDVARLRGTAGAGGVTVLAETRLTRGFPTTARVQGAEIGGVLSVGDGVRFTLSTAGETARGVLDGERWDVTGRVNLAALRPLLGVDDLTGTLDFALAGRGGTAQVNAAAAGAEVRGTLTRVGGTIRADLTGAFDGAAARLAGQVYPSVAARGSATWQGQTLNAALSGEYGNLRARLTGRTGELSFAGVTLPGQAVNLAGTLTPALSASGIWGGLNVRYDARTGLLAVSGEQVLTAFGQTGRVRGQATWAPGPDPQHFRGSVNASGVLDQYTVSLRGPWQNLNVVLTDDEGLRATGRAALPAGRYDLRVRGPVAGLYVDGRVRGTGLAPQGTVDVFDGAGGSARVTLRGFSNFDVRSRGLTLAGQALQGDLTAREGRLSGNLTAGPLRLTARDGQVNTSGEIAGHSVTATGRLVLPATLEHLRVRITGPYVTAQATGGVANLRGSVRVRAQTFGAGTARLTLPAQTFPLTASLTGARARIGDLTYSAGTWDGGLSLRYALAEQDGTLRLLGEGPRLVALPTGPVAGGVTLLPALGGTLTANLSPLLPLLPGAVRAEVVPGELVATLSPGGAMLTSRGTRYLGDPLTLNARVSWTRGFTAAGTLTHPGSRLPVRYDGRDLTVSGARLDARVLRPLVEASGTVRARLTVPGLDLGQASGQARINVTAASEPVTGTLTLTRGELGGNLRAGPLRLTARDGEVNVTGEVAGQTLSASGGLKGLSTLENLRVALSGPYLTVSAAGDAKHLNGTLRLGGLPSGAGVALPPQTLPLSASLTGGRVRVGDLTYAGGRWTGRAGLRYTLGGQPGTLGLVGEGERLTALPTGPVTGRVALRPDLEGTLTADLAPLLTALPADVRGALVPGQLRAQVDAAGATLTLRGARYLGEPLNLEGWVKWPGRVTAAAELTHPGSRIPVRYDGRDLTVQGAVLDARALGLWLEATGSVTADLTVPGLDFERADGQARVHLAASGQRAVGRVTLARGQLAADLTSDLAGLGVQVRGPLYPRANAVLNVGDVRGTLSGNAAGTLTLRAAGTYGGRSLDLTAVGRALTGPNGAATLQGAVAGASLNLNLGRAAQGWRVTGRLDAPDLHPLAGTAGNLSGTVSGTLGDLRLNASGEVAGVAFRVPATYTNGVLRVQGASATLPGALGTLRASGPVFPALSLSAKATLTDLLPGSYTAQVLGTLAKPDVRAQGTLTNAATGLQAGGTALRARLLGRDWRLNLSGEALAGYARGQLGSGAPGGVQDSRLTVHAPFLSGETRVRLDGVTGWNARSGWLGNLRASGTVPGGVLDAALTGAGSLALAGRVGSARLAGAFPADLPLRPGGTLDLTALDLGALWGRPEELRATGRAALAGTSWSRPEATFAGRLNDVGGDLTGELGATYRAGDVTVRLTGERLTGGAVLRGGRYEAQVRAEPVRLARLLPPSWNVDALTFAGTLSAAGTLAHGPERIEARRLALRGEQGAAGPFSLYGQATYLRRPGQPDVLETALAGSLRGGVLRAQGTLPAGVRVTAQDVDARGLGAGRVNGSLTLSGPLEDPRVTGAISAATEDFEAQLTLSGPLRNARAHARLSLRGEDRAGLLYADATNLNLAAGTVQARVYGTARQGGSTLRLDLSGAWPRLTGSATATLPGFPDPVTLRGDGQGSYGVSAGALGVGRLTLTPAAGFIPALSGQLRLMPLALVGGRGSAQADVTFSGTLAAPRLSGTLSTRGAEVAGVRLTDTAGTLSGTLNELRGTLTQAGQTVATLEGQTLTLNGLSANAAGSELRVTGRASLNGTADLTLAARGVLAGQVRATAQARALRLEGALAGQGLRATLDVKADPFTGWHGTARVAGGPAGVLTDAARLRFSGPFAHPLVTGEAGVLGAGARLVANADGAQLRLVDGPVASASGVLELRPDERGEWTWQGTAALSRPELSLSVTPNGPLTNPNLTLSVRRGEWRAAGTASLRAADLDVTDGLTSGRVTWNGGILRPDLPGLDLARLGLEGVSGRLTVSGSANTAAGDGRVTARATNLTTAYDVPYLGVTLAGDLAADVTLAGGRPRVQASAALPSGVLRLNAARGEGGWTGNLTGTLTREGGTLSANVISGPAGLTGGITAARYPLSALGQDVRLAGTLALRGQTFGVNLTAGNDMGEARVSGEGGLADLLPALAALGNVRPTEEGYHLRALLDNVEVAKLKVAPGLAGRVNGEANISDGGGTVVLNSPALRIGFKTLGARVEGTLVGGDWRLRGFLGETDFFASLTGGTLSGRATLQALPLGAVVAAFTGTAVGEGVVTGAARFTLPLADPLAGNATVVAERIRVTATSGTGEGAVTETLTGTGTLDYAARELRNVNIQLAGAGTWDVRGGYTRERVDLQARFTDTTFTPVLRLIPGVAELTPSLKGSVTLAAAGTYDRPRGLLRAQNLVGSVAGLSLQIPTFSGDLPDSGAFTASGRVLTGGTVGSDGTVDVKGQLTLGKLSSTRVTFTGLLAPQALGALPSTTVTLAQGAEGRWTLDAQSLSAAAPGLPAGSLRVTGTVAPRPNLTLTARGYNLPLAAISARESVLNADLRAVDDGQLVRVSGAANFLRLVLGRVDAPATIPAPGESSVTGSAASANGRTTDDYPSPLPPEYTTFPRAQAEAAAAPARPFLERIVFEDVPIQAPNGIRVDEAFARAEFSGNLTLSGTGARPVLRGDILAQRGTLFLRENEFTLQTGRVTFPGEGVLPTFAATASGTVPSATTGQRVPVTLDVRGEFRLLPNGENVLDLRTALRCTAAGSACTDPTTGQVYTEAQLYALVATGVPDLEALPANLAALGTSALQTALNVFVLGELERNVARALGLDVFRLTPNLATADGSLGATITLGSYLTRDLYLQYQVDLNGQGLLDATYSTPDGRVTFKVSTPLSGLNLDSVRPSFSAAYNLNPRTSLSLGVQNDEDSTKIRFGVTYRLFAR from the coding sequence GAGGCGCGGGCGGCTGGAAGGTCGTGCTGTCCGGCCTGGACGTGCGGGAGACACGCGTGAAGGTGGACGGCTCGGGGGTCAACCTGCCGAACGGCCGCTTCCGGGTGACCCGGGGCGAGAAGGGCACGCTGGCCGTGCGGGGGCATACCCCGGAAGGCGAACTCCAGGCCGACGTGGCCGTGCAGGAGGGCGCCGCAGGAAACCGTTTCGTGCTGGACCTCAGCGCCGACGCGCGGGTTCTGAACCACTACTGGCCGGGGGTGACGGGCGGGCGCATCACGGGCCGCTACGTGCTGGGAGACGGCCCGGTGCGCGGCGACCTGCGGCTGACGGGGGGCAGCCTCCGGGTGCCGCAGGCCCGCTTCGTGACCGTCCAGGACATCTCGGGAACAGCCCTGCACCGCGGAGACGACATCACGCTGAACCTCGTGGGGCGCGGGTGGAAGGGCCCCGTCACCGCGCGGGGCGGCGTAGACCTACAGGCAAAACACTGGACCGTCACGGCCGAGGCCACACCGACCGTGGCGGGGCTGGCGCAGGCGCTGGGCACGACGGGCACGGGTGACCTGCGACTGCGCGTCACGGCGGGCGGCTGGAGCACCGTCCGCGTCAAAGCGAACGGGAAGGCCACCGGGCGAATCGCGGGCGTGCCCTTCCGCGACCTCAAGGCGGAGTACACCTACCTGAGCCGCGACGCGACGGGCAGCGGCGCGGGTCAGACGAACGATCTCGCCCTGAGCGCGCAAACGGCCCTCGCTGGGCAGCAGGTGCTGCGGGGCCGCTGGGCCTTTGGCCGTGAGGGGTGGGTCGAGTGGACGGGCGACCTCGCCGGGAAGCCGCTGGACCTGCGGGGAGAGCTAGACGCGCGCAACGTGCTCACCCTCAGCGGCGCGGGTCTGGGCGGATCCCTGCAGGGCAGCTACGCGCTGGAGACACGCGAACTCCAGGCCACCCTGAATCCCACCTACGGGGCGGCGCGGGCGCGGGTGACCCTGAGCGGCACACCGGGCGACCTGCGGGCCGCCGTGACCGAGGGAGAAGCCGGCCCCTTCGCGCTGGCAGGCACCGTACGGCTGAACCGGGACGGGCTCAAGGCCGACCTCGGCCCCGTGGGGCTCGATCTCGATCGGCACTTCCGGGGCACCTGGACGGCGCGGAACCTCAGCGGCGCGGGCCTCACGCTCAGCGGACAGGGCACGCTGGACCTAACGGGTGGAGACGTGCGCGGCACCGTAGCGGCGGATGTGCCGGGTCTCTCGGAAACGCTGCGCGGGCCACTCGTCCTGAACTACCGCGAGCAGTACGGCACCTTTACGCCGGGAGAGCAGCGCCTGACCTGGCGCGGCGACACCTTCACGCTGGAGGCGCGGAACCTGGCGGTGACCGGCGGCGTGCGGGTGAACGGCACGGCCACCGTGAGGAACGACCTGAGCGCGGTGGGCACCCTCACCGCGACCGGAAACGGTTTTGACCTCACGGCGACCGGGCTGGGTGACGTCGCGCGGCTGCGCGGAACGGCGGGGGCGGGCGGCGTGACCGTCCTGGCGGAGACCCGCCTCACACGGGGCTTTCCCACCACCGCGCGCGTGCAGGGCGCGGAGATCGGGGGCGTGCTGAGCGTGGGGGACGGCGTGCGCTTCACGCTCAGCACGGCCGGTGAGACGGCGCGGGGCGTGCTCGACGGCGAACGCTGGGACGTGACCGGCCGGGTGAACCTCGCGGCGCTGCGGCCCCTGCTGGGGGTGGACGACCTCACGGGCACGCTCGACTTCGCCCTCGCTGGACGGGGTGGGACGGCGCAGGTTAACGCGGCGGCAGCGGGGGCAGAGGTGCGCGGCACGCTCACGCGAGTGGGTGGGACCATCCGCGCCGACCTCACGGGAGCCTTTGACGGGGCGGCCGCGCGCCTCGCCGGGCAGGTATACCCCTCGGTTGCGGCGCGCGGCTCGGCCACCTGGCAGGGACAGACGCTGAACGCGGCCCTCAGCGGCGAATACGGAAACCTCCGAGCACGGCTCACGGGCCGCACCGGCGAACTCTCCTTTGCGGGCGTGACGCTTCCGGGGCAGGCGGTGAATCTGGCAGGCACCCTCACGCCTGCCCTCAGCGCCAGCGGCATCTGGGGCGGGTTGAACGTGCGGTACGACGCGCGTACCGGTCTGCTTGCCGTGTCCGGAGAGCAGGTCCTCACCGCGTTCGGGCAAACGGGGCGCGTACGGGGTCAGGCCACTTGGGCTCCCGGCCCCGACCCTCAGCACTTCCGGGGCAGCGTGAACGCGAGCGGCGTGCTCGACCAGTACACCGTGAGCCTGCGGGGCCCCTGGCAGAACCTGAACGTGGTGCTGACCGACGACGAGGGCCTGCGCGCCACCGGCAGGGCAGCTCTTCCCGCGGGGCGCTACGACCTGCGCGTGCGCGGTCCCGTCGCGGGCCTGTACGTGGACGGGCGGGTGCGTGGCACCGGCCTCGCTCCGCAGGGCACCGTGGACGTGTTCGACGGCGCGGGAGGCAGCGCCCGCGTGACCCTGCGCGGCTTTTCCAACTTCGACGTGCGCTCGCGCGGCCTGACGCTCGCGGGGCAGGCGCTGCAAGGGGACCTCACGGCGCGGGAAGGCCGGCTTTCGGGGAACCTGACCGCCGGACCGCTGCGCCTCACCGCGCGGGACGGGCAGGTGAACACCTCCGGCGAGATCGCTGGGCACAGCGTGACGGCGACTGGGCGGCTGGTCCTGCCCGCCACGCTCGAACACCTGCGCGTGCGGATCACCGGCCCCTACGTCACGGCGCAGGCGACAGGGGGGGTGGCGAACCTGCGCGGCAGCGTAAGGGTGCGGGCGCAGACCTTCGGGGCAGGCACGGCGCGCCTCACCCTGCCCGCGCAGACCTTCCCCCTCACCGCCTCGCTGACGGGGGCGCGGGCGAGGATCGGTGATCTGACGTACTCGGCGGGCACCTGGGACGGGGGCCTCAGCCTCCGCTACGCGCTCGCCGAACAGGACGGCACCCTGCGGCTACTCGGCGAGGGGCCGCGGCTGGTCGCCCTGCCCACCGGTCCCGTGGCGGGGGGCGTCACGCTCCTCCCCGCCCTGGGCGGCACCCTGACCGCAAACCTCTCCCCTCTCCTGCCGCTGCTGCCCGGGGCCGTGCGGGCTGAGGTCGTACCGGGCGAGCTGGTGGCAACCCTGAGCCCGGGCGGGGCCATGCTCACCAGCCGGGGCACCCGTTACCTCGGTGACCCGCTGACCCTCAACGCCCGCGTGAGCTGGACGCGCGGCTTCACGGCGGCAGGCACGCTGACGCATCCCGGCAGCCGCCTTCCCGTTCGGTACGACGGACGCGACTTGACGGTGAGCGGCGCGCGGCTGGACGCGCGGGTGCTGCGTCCCCTGGTGGAGGCAAGCGGAACTGTTCGCGCCCGTCTGACGGTGCCGGGGCTGGACCTCGGGCAGGCGAGCGGACAAGCGCGGATCAACGTGACGGCGGCGAGCGAGCCGGTGACAGGCACCCTCACGCTGACGCGGGGAGAGTTGGGCGGGAACCTGCGGGCCGGGCCGCTGCGCCTCACCGCACGGGACGGGGAGGTGAACGTCACGGGCGAAGTGGCAGGGCAGACCCTGAGCGCGAGTGGGGGGCTCAAGGGGCTCAGCACGCTGGAGAACCTGCGGGTCGCCCTCAGCGGGCCGTACCTCACGGTGAGCGCGGCAGGTGACGCGAAGCACCTGAACGGAACGCTGCGCCTCGGCGGGCTGCCGAGCGGCGCGGGCGTGGCCCTGCCCCCGCAGACGCTGCCGCTCAGCGCCTCGCTGACCGGGGGGCGGGTCCGGGTCGGTGACCTGACCTACGCGGGGGGACGCTGGACGGGCCGCGCGGGTCTGCGGTACACGCTGGGCGGCCAGCCGGGCACGCTGGGCCTCGTGGGGGAGGGAGAGCGTCTGACCGCCCTGCCCACCGGTCCCGTCACGGGGCGCGTGGCGCTGCGGCCCGACCTGGAAGGCACCCTGACGGCGGACCTCGCCCCCCTCCTGACCGCGCTTCCCGCAGACGTGCGCGGAGCGCTGGTGCCGGGGCAGCTCAGGGCGCAGGTGGACGCGGCTGGAGCCACGCTGACGCTGCGTGGGGCGCGGTACCTGGGCGAGCCGCTGAACCTGGAGGGGTGGGTGAAGTGGCCAGGCCGTGTGACCGCCGCCGCCGAACTCACCCACCCCGGCAGCCGCATACCCGTGCGGTACGACGGGCGTGACCTGACCGTGCAGGGCGCAGTGCTGGACGCCCGCGCCCTGGGGCTCTGGCTGGAGGCGACAGGAAGCGTGACGGCGGACCTCACCGTGCCCGGCCTCGACTTCGAGCGGGCGGACGGCCAAGCGCGCGTTCATCTTGCGGCGTCGGGGCAACGGGCCGTGGGCCGCGTGACGCTGGCGCGGGGCCAGCTCGCGGCGGACCTCACGAGCGACCTCGCCGGGCTGGGCGTGCAGGTGCGCGGTCCCCTCTATCCCCGAGCGAATGCCGTGCTGAACGTCGGGGACGTGCGGGGGACCCTCAGCGGGAATGCGGCGGGCACCCTCACGCTGCGTGCGGCCGGGACGTACGGGGGCCGTTCCCTTGACCTGACCGCCGTAGGCCGCGCGCTGACCGGGCCGAACGGGGCGGCGACGCTACAGGGTGCGGTGGCTGGGGCGAGCCTGAACCTGAACCTCGGCCGAGCGGCGCAGGGCTGGCGGGTGACGGGCCGCCTCGACGCACCCGACCTCCACCCCCTGGCGGGCACGGCGGGCAACCTCAGCGGGACGGTGAGCGGCACGCTGGGCGACCTGCGCCTGAACGCGAGTGGGGAGGTGGCGGGGGTCGCCTTCCGCGTCCCCGCGACGTACACGAACGGCGTGCTGCGGGTGCAGGGGGCCAGCGCCACCCTGCCCGGCGCCCTGGGCACGCTGCGGGCCAGCGGGCCGGTCTTTCCCGCCTTGAGCCTGAGTGCAAAGGCGACGCTGACGGACCTTCTGCCCGGCAGCTACACCGCGCAGGTGCTCGGCACGCTCGCCAAGCCGGACGTGCGGGCACAGGGCACGCTGACGAATGCGGCAACCGGCCTTCAGGCGGGCGGCACGGCGCTCAGGGCGCGGCTGCTGGGCCGCGACTGGCGGCTTAACCTCAGCGGTGAGGCGCTCGCCGGGTACGCCCGCGGGCAGCTCGGCTCGGGGGCGCCCGGCGGGGTGCAGGACAGCCGCCTGACCGTTCACGCGCCCTTCCTCTCCGGCGAGACGCGCGTGCGGCTGGACGGCGTGACCGGTTGGAATGCCCGCAGCGGCTGGCTGGGCAACCTGCGCGCGAGCGGGACTGTGCCGGGCGGGGTGCTGGACGCGGCGCTGACGGGGGCAGGCTCCCTCGCCCTGGCGGGTCGCGTCGGCTCGGCGCGCCTCGCCGGAGCCTTCCCCGCCGACCTTCCGCTCAGGCCGGGCGGCACCCTCGACCTCACCGCACTGGACCTGGGGGCGCTGTGGGGCCGCCCGGAAGAACTGCGCGCCACGGGTCGCGCGGCGCTGGCGGGCACCAGCTGGAGCCGCCCGGAGGCGACCTTTGCCGGCAGATTGAACGACGTGGGCGGCGACCTGACCGGCGAGCTCGGCGCAACGTACCGCGCGGGGGACGTCACGGTACGCCTGACGGGCGAGCGGCTGACCGGCGGCGCCGTGCTGCGGGGCGGCCGTTACGAGGCCCAGGTGCGCGCCGAACCCGTGCGCCTCGCGCGGCTGCTGCCCCCCAGCTGGAACGTGGACGCCCTGACCTTCGCGGGCACGCTGAGCGCAGCGGGCACGCTGGCACACGGCCCGGAACGAATCGAGGCGCGCCGGCTTGCCCTGCGGGGCGAGCAGGGGGCGGCAGGACCCTTCAGCCTGTACGGGCAGGCCACGTACCTGCGGCGACCAGGGCAGCCGGACGTGCTGGAGACGGCCCTTGCCGGCAGCCTGCGCGGCGGCGTCCTGAGGGCACAGGGAACCCTCCCGGCGGGCGTGCGCGTGACCGCGCAGGACGTGGACGCGCGGGGGCTTGGCGCTGGACGAGTCAACGGGAGCCTCACCCTGAGCGGACCGCTGGAGGACCCGCGGGTCACCGGGGCGATTTCGGCGGCGACCGAGGACTTCGAGGCGCAGCTCACCCTGTCCGGTCCGCTGCGAAATGCCCGTGCACACGCCCGCCTCAGCCTGCGCGGCGAGGACCGAGCGGGTCTCCTGTACGCGGACGCCACCAACCTCAACCTCGCGGCGGGCACGGTTCAGGCGCGGGTGTACGGCACCGCCCGGCAAGGAGGCAGTACGCTGCGGCTGGACCTCAGCGGTGCGTGGCCCCGCCTGACCGGCAGCGCCACCGCAACCCTGCCGGGCTTTCCCGACCCGGTGACGCTCCGGGGCGACGGCCAGGGGAGCTACGGGGTGAGCGCGGGCGCGCTGGGCGTGGGCCGCTTGACCCTCACGCCCGCCGCGGGCTTCATTCCCGCGCTGTCGGGCCAACTGCGTCTCATGCCGCTCGCGCTCGTGGGTGGCCGGGGCAGCGCGCAAGCCGACGTCACGTTCTCCGGCACGCTGGCCGCCCCACGCCTCAGCGGAACGCTGAGCACACGTGGGGCGGAGGTGGCCGGGGTTCGGCTGACGGACACGGCCGGAACCTTGAGCGGCACGCTGAACGAGCTGCGCGGTACCCTGACGCAGGCGGGCCAAACCGTCGCCACGCTCGAAGGGCAGACACTCACCCTGAACGGGCTGAGCGCGAACGCGGCGGGAAGCGAACTGCGCGTGACGGGCCGGGCAAGCCTGAACGGCACCGCTGACCTGACGCTCGCGGCGCGCGGCGTGCTCGCGGGCCAGGTTCGCGCGACCGCCCAGGCCCGAGCCCTGCGCCTGGAGGGCGCGCTGGCCGGACAGGGCCTACGGGCAACGCTGGACGTGAAGGCCGATCCCTTCACCGGCTGGCACGGAACGGCGCGTGTGGCCGGCGGACCTGCAGGCGTGCTGACAGACGCGGCGCGGCTCCGCTTCTCCGGTCCCTTCGCACACCCCCTGGTGACGGGCGAGGCTGGAGTGCTGGGGGCGGGTGCCCGGCTGGTGGCGAACGCGGACGGCGCGCAGCTGCGGCTGGTCGACGGTCCCGTCGCCTCCGCCAGCGGCGTGCTGGAACTGCGGCCGGACGAGCGGGGCGAGTGGACGTGGCAGGGCACGGCGGCCCTCAGCCGCCCGGAACTCAGTCTGAGCGTCACGCCAAACGGGCCGCTCACCAACCCCAACCTCACCCTGAGCGTTCGGCGGGGCGAGTGGCGCGCAGCGGGCACAGCCAGCCTGCGGGCCGCTGACCTGGACGTCACGGACGGCCTCACCTCTGGCCGGGTGACCTGGAACGGGGGTATCCTGCGGCCGGACCTGCCTGGCCTCGACCTGGCGCGCCTCGGCCTAGAGGGCGTGAGCGGGCGGCTGACCGTGAGCGGGAGCGCCAACACCGCGGCGGGCGACGGGCGCGTGACCGCGCGCGCGACGAACCTCACGACGGCCTATGACGTGCCCTACCTGGGCGTCACGCTCGCGGGGGACCTCGCGGCGGACGTCACCCTGGCGGGCGGACGGCCAAGGGTGCAGGCGAGCGCCGCGCTCCCCTCCGGTGTCCTGCGGCTGAATGCGGCGCGGGGCGAGGGCGGCTGGACCGGAAACTTGACGGGCACCCTCACCCGGGAGGGCGGCACCCTCAGCGCGAATGTGATCTCGGGGCCGGCAGGGCTGACGGGCGGGATCACGGCAGCCCGCTATCCCCTCAGCGCGCTGGGCCAGGACGTGCGCCTCGCGGGCACGCTGGCGCTGCGGGGGCAGACCTTCGGGGTCAACCTCACCGCCGGAAACGACATGGGCGAGGCGCGCGTCAGCGGCGAGGGTGGGCTGGCCGATCTGCTGCCCGCCCTGGCCGCGCTGGGCAACGTGCGCCCCACCGAGGAGGGCTACCACCTACGGGCCCTGCTGGACAACGTGGAAGTCGCCAAGCTAAAGGTCGCGCCGGGCCTCGCGGGCCGCGTGAACGGCGAGGCGAACATCAGTGACGGCGGCGGCACGGTCGTCCTGAATAGTCCTGCCCTACGAATCGGCTTCAAGACGCTCGGCGCCCGCGTGGAAGGCACGCTGGTCGGCGGCGACTGGCGGCTGCGTGGTTTCCTGGGCGAGACGGACTTCTTCGCCTCCCTCACGGGCGGGACCCTCAGCGGGCGAGCGACGTTGCAGGCGCTGCCCCTGGGGGCCGTGGTCGCGGCCTTCACGGGAACCGCAGTCGGTGAGGGCGTGGTCACGGGCGCAGCGCGCTTCACGCTGCCGCTGGCCGATCCCCTTGCGGGGAACGCCACCGTGGTCGCCGAGCGCATCCGCGTCACGGCCACCAGCGGAACGGGCGAGGGGGCCGTCACCGAGACGCTCACCGGCACCGGCACCCTGGACTACGCGGCGCGCGAACTGCGCAACGTGAATATCCAGCTGGCGGGTGCGGGGACCTGGGATGTGCGCGGCGGGTACACGCGGGAACGGGTGGACCTCCAGGCCCGGTTCACCGACACCACCTTCACCCCCGTCCTGCGACTGATTCCGGGCGTGGCGGAACTCACGCCCAGCCTCAAGGGCAGCGTGACCCTGGCGGCTGCCGGCACCTACGACCGCCCGCGCGGCCTGCTGCGCGCACAAAACCTCGTGGGCAGCGTGGCGGGTCTCAGCCTCCAGATTCCCACCTTCAGCGGTGACCTCCCCGACTCCGGGGCCTTTACGGCCAGCGGGCGCGTCCTGACGGGCGGCACGGTCGGCAGTGACGGCACCGTAGACGTCAAGGGGCAACTCACGCTTGGAAAGCTGTCGAGCACGCGGGTCACCTTCACGGGTCTGCTCGCCCCGCAGGCGCTGGGCGCGCTGCCAAGCACGACGGTCACCCTGGCACAGGGGGCGGAGGGCCGCTGGACGCTCGATGCCCAAAGCCTCAGCGCTGCGGCTCCCGGTCTTCCGGCGGGGAGCCTGCGGGTGACGGGCACCGTCGCTCCCCGGCCCAACCTCACCCTGACGGCGCGGGGGTATAACCTGCCGCTCGCGGCCATCTCCGCCCGTGAAAGCGTGCTGAATGCGGACCTGCGCGCCGTGGACGACGGGCAGCTTGTCCGGGTGAGCGGCGCGGCGAACTTCCTGCGCCTGGTGCTGGGGCGCGTCGATGCCCCAGCCACCATTCCCGCTCCCGGAGAAAGCAGTGTGACCGGTTCCGCGGCCTCCGCCAACGGGCGCACCACCGACGACTACCCCAGTCCCCTCCCGCCCGAGTACACGACCTTCCCGCGGGCCCAGGCGGAGGCCGCCGCAGCCCCGGCTCGCCCCTTCCTGGAGCGGATCGTGTTTGAGGACGTCCCCATTCAGGCGCCCAACGGCATCCGGGTGGACGAAGCCTTTGCCCGCGCCGAGTTCAGCGGCAACCTCACGCTCTCGGGCACCGGCGCGCGGCCCGTTCTGCGCGGGGACATCCTGGCGCAGCGCGGTACCCTCTTCCTGCGCGAGAACGAGTTCACGCTGCAGACGGGGCGGGTCACTTTCCCCGGCGAGGGCGTGCTGCCCACCTTCGCCGCTACAGCCAGCGGCACCGTGCCCTCGGCCACCACCGGGCAGCGAGTGCCCGTCACGCTGGACGTGAGGGGCGAATTCCGGCTCCTCCCGAATGGGGAGAACGTGCTTGACCTGCGGACTGCCCTCCGCTGCACGGCTGCCGGAAGCGCCTGCACCGACCCCACGACCGGCCAGGTCTACACCGAGGCGCAACTGTACGCTCTGGTCGCCACCGGCGTCCCGGACCTAGAGGCCCTGCCCGCCAACCTCGCCGCGCTGGGCACAAGCGCCCTCCAGACGGCCCTGAACGTCTTTGTGCTGGGCGAACTCGAACGCAACGTGGCCCGCGCCCTGGGCCTGGACGTGTTTCGCCTCACGCCCAACCTCGCCACGGCTGACGGCTCGCTGGGGGCCACCATCACGCTGGGCTCCTACCTGACCCGCGACCTGTACCTGCAATATCAGGTGGACCTCAACGGCCAGGGTCTCCTCGACGCCACCTACAGCACGCCGGACGGCCGCGTCACCTTTAAGGTGAGCACGCCCCTGAGTGGCCTCAACCTCGACTCCGTGCGCCCCAGTTTCAGCGCCGCCTACAACCTCAACCCCCGCACCAGCCTCAGCCTGGGCGTGCAGAACGACGAAGACAGCACCAAGATCCGCTTCGGGGTGACGTACCGGCTGTTTGCGCGGTAG